Within Scleropages formosus chromosome 24, fSclFor1.1, whole genome shotgun sequence, the genomic segment ctCCGGGGTGTTTCTCGGACAGTTTCGCAGGGGCTGGAAAAGTCGAGAGATGCCCAGGGCTGCTTGACAGAGTTACTCCGCTGATACTCTCGTGTTACCCTGAACTTACTCTGTCTGTTCTCTGGCTGCGCGCGCTTCCCGAAGAAGACGTCGGAGCTCTTTTGAAGTGTACATTTTGGAAGACCGGCATGTTTTCCTAGATGCTTTTAATGCCTCGGTTCGGTGGATTTGTAAGCCGACACTTCTGCACGAGCTGAACAAGTTGTGTGGCTCGAGCGCATCTCTCGCCCCCTGCGAAGGGTTCGCTtgcagcccccctccccacccaccaccagcagcaccaccgcCGCCCCACACGATGACTCTGAACACCGAGAGAGACGCCAAGGAGACGCTGCGGCGGAGGGCGAGCACCCCGATCCCGTCGAGGACCCGCGATCCCGGGTGCGAGTCCGGCCCGCGCGCGCTCGGACACCCCGCGCTCGGACACTCGGCCTCCTACCAGCCCGGAGACCCCACGGTGCGCAGCCGCGCGCACTGGTCCTCCGACTCGGAGGACTCGGACAGCTCCGGGTCCGAGTGCCTCTACCGGgtggtcctgctgggggaccACGGCGTGGGCAAGTCCAGCCTGGCCGGTATATTCGCGGGGATCGTCGGGGAAAAGGACGCGAACGACCACCTGGGAGGTACCGCAGCTCCCTTCTGTACAGTTACTGTATTGTTCAAATATGAGGATCAGATATCATCTATTCTATGCTGCCACTTACTTTCAACTTTGTCTCCAGTTCCTGTGGGTCCGACAGTAAATGACACGTTATTGTACAGATCGGGGCATCAGAAACACAATAAATTCTACTCAAACAGTTACAGTCTCATACAACCTAGTCTCATAATTGACATTGTATTGTAATGGCAATGAAGCGAGTGGGGGGGTCccaaatatttctttataaCTCCCCTGTCCCTTATTTCTGATACttttcacccccctcccccgcataTTTGCCGGCCTCTGCATTCACTGCTGTTGCTAATACAATATTTTGGTGCCCAATACCTGACAAACTGTTGCTCTGCCTATTAAAAGTGCAATACTTATTATGACCCTATGTGATGAGGCATCAGTTTTTGCCCAGTCTGTGCGTCCGCAAAAGAGTAACAAGGTTTAGGTCATAGTGCAGTTATTTCTCACCCTCCGTTTATTTACAGTTCCACTGACTACTTACAggtgtttatttcagtttaccGGTTTAGTTAACCACAAGAGCACGGTAACGTGAAGATGCGTTCGGTTCCGCCGGGGTTATTTTTGTCACGTTGGGCCAAGTGTGACGGCTGTTCCCCGGAGCCCCCCAGATGCGCTGCGCTCAGCCGTCGGCCGAGTGACCGCAGAGCTGCCGGGATGTTCCCGTCAAGGCCGCGCTTTGTGCTCCTCGGGAACGGGCCGGCACATTTTGCACGAGGCGAGCAACACGCCTGAATACCTGTTGTGTTGTTTGTCCTTCTCCTTTCgttgggggaagggggtggtcTGGGTTCGGGATTCGGTCTTTCCAGATCGCCAGCGCTTTCTGGTTGAGGTTCCGTTAAAGGGCCTGGAGGCACCGTGACCATTTTTCTGCTCCTTGTACGACCCCTGCGAGAGAACAAGCAGTTCTGACTGAGAGCGGGTGTTGAGAGACTTGTCAGCTGTCACGCGACTCGCGCCGAGAGGATGCGGAGCGAACGTCACGCACAGCCCGACTGCTCGCGCCGCTGCGTTTCCGTGCGTCAGCAGATAAGTCCATCAAACCAAACTTCTAGAAGTTTCTCATTTTTGATGTGGACGCATGAGAACTCGCTGCGGGAACAGGGTGTGACGGGAGTGCGTAGCTCAGCCGCTGGCGGGCCTTGGGATATGGGCAGGTTTTTATTCCATCCAGGCTTAGCTAGTccagataataaataataatgaagctTCTTTAGATGCattgcgacacacacacacaccgcacataGTTTTGCGCAGAATATATTTTCCAGAACGAGAAACAGTGAGTCGAACAGGACAGTTGTGTCCCTGTATGATGTAACATCTCCTACTAGACAAACACATCAGATGTTGACATCCAGCCCTTGTGTCCATTTAGGAATAAATCTGGTTTTACCGCTGTGTTTACCGGTTATCGACTCATCACCCTGGTTACTGTGACCTAGGAGGGTAACGGAGCCCTTAATCATTCGCGAGGCGCTACACGCTGGAAGGCGTCCAGATATGAAGAAGACCAGGCTGTGAAGTTTGTGATGCCAGTGCTgcacggggcggggggggggtgctaaGGTGTCAGGTCTCGTCACTCCGCTGTCCAGGAATTGTACTCTCTGTTGTACCCTAGAGTGGGGCACTTACCTAAAGAGTGTCCTGCCAGGTAAATGGCTGAGTGTCAGAACCAGAAAGGTGCGTGTGCCACTTAGGATGTGAGTTTTAGCTAAAATAATCGTCATATTTAACAACGGTAAACTATTTGGGGTTTTAAGGGGCTCTCCGTCGTTCGGGATTAAGTCTGTGAAAATCAGGTCAGTTGGGTGGTGTTACATTGAACGAAAGACCGGCGATTCTATCAGATAGGCATGATGGGAGGTTAAGGGGTTGGGATGTGGGGATGGGCAGGGCTGGGGGCAAGAGGCGGGGAGGCCACACACCTCGTACCCCCTCCTCACGGACACACGCTGGCTGACCTTGTTTTGCGGTTAGTGAGCGGCACAGTGACCGGTCCCTATCGAACCGACTGCACGTGGAGCTGCCCGTTTAGTCTGCGGAAGGTTGTGTGCGGCAGTAGTGTTCACGCAGAGACTGTGGTGTGTGCGGCTTAGAGGTGAGGTCCCCATCCAGCTGGGTGAATTTTACGGTTTCTGTTCAGCGCTAGTACCCTGATCGAGGCTATAACAGCACGAGCGGGAAGTCCTTCCCGGGGCCTGGTCATTACAGGGCAGATGccttaaccgctacaccacctgctgtctcctTTGTTGGAGTGTTTTACCCTAATTACTGTGATGGGACAGCACAGCGGAAAAATAAAGGAAGTTTGAAAAGTGTCTTTCAGCCTGAAAATTATCTGCAAAATACAGggctgccccctccccccactccccccacaGGCGGAAGGCGGCATGGTGTGCGCGTGGGCGTCGGTGCGAGGGAGTCGGCCGCCAGGGTGACGGCAACGGTGCAGCAACCCAACAGCTGGCAGCCCTCCCCCGGGAGACGAAGACCGCACCGAGGGGGGTCCACGACCCTGGAGCAGGAAGCGGCGTGACCCCGTTCCTCCCGTTTATTGAGCCCGGGGGAGAGTGAACCCACCTCTGATTCACAGCTTTTCTCCGCCTGTCGTTGCCAACCGTTTTCTGGcacagggtcgcagtggtctggagtccatcctggaagcatggggcGTGAGGGGTACACTGCGGGACGCACTTCTTACTGTGCCATTGCTTATAAAGACATATGTTCGTGTTGTGTGAACACCCCTTTTAACGTGCGCTCGTGTTCGAGGCACAGGTTTCCGAAGTTATTGTTCCGAACACAAAGATGTCGGTTCGGTAGGTTTCCGTGGCGACGGAACAGCAGCTTCCCGCTTTCACGGCGGCGCAACTGGAAAAACGGGACATATTTTGGATGCGATTGCGCTGGTTTATGTGTGAACGCGTTACTTTAGGGTCGGGGTACTCGGAATACTTACACTTTGATCTGTCGTgagtggattaaaaaaaaacaccgacTGTTTGAGTAAACGAGGTATGGTAAAATTCTGGTAGGGTAATTCTTGTTCGACACTAAATAAGGAGCCGTGATTCAGACTGGGCTGAAATAGATTGAATAGCTTTTATAGGAGGATAATGAATGGCAATAAAAGCATCacgttctctctgtcacacacacacacacacacgcacacacacacgcacgcactcaaAGCCAAGACACACACGTGCAGGCCGTGACCTTGTACGTGTTGTGCTGCAGCGAGGCGGTAAAGGCCAACGCAGAGGTTGGCTCATCCGATACGCTGCCATCCAAGGCAAACAATCCATTTCTGCTCATAAATCCctcattatttaatttcttttttccaaaaaaaaagatggaggGATGATTGACTTGGCGACAGGAAATACCCGACCCCGCGCGCTACCGGACTTCCCGTAGCTTCGGCCTCAGCAGGGACGATCTCTGTCGTTTCAGAGGACACGTACGAGAGGACTCTGACGGTGGACGGCGAGGAGACCACGCTCATCGTCATGGACACGTGGGAGACGGAGAAACAGGTACTGCGTCGGACCGCCGTGCTCGCACCTTCGGGACCGTGTCAGGTTGGACGGGGTGTTTTTAGGAGACTAAGGAAACGAAAACACCCGGAGAGTGTGCGTCTCGCAGGGCCGACGTCACCGTCGCCTGCGGAACACGGCATTTGCGGCGTCCCACACTGGGGCTGCCCTCGCGGAAACAGCGACTGACCACGTGCGGTCGTGACTTGGTTTGCCCGGTTCGACGTTTAGCGCCTAAGCGAAGATCCTGTGGAAAACGAGTCGCCGCATCTCCCCGTTGTTCTATAGAGAGACGCAAGAGCTGTTTACGTGTCAAGGCCAGGTGTTCGAATAGGCTTCCTATTCCAGTTGGGGGACCCTTGGCTTGGGGCCCCTCTGGGGGACGACGAGGTGCAGGGACGCAGGAGCCGATGTGAACCACGAGCGAGTCTTCAGCCtgagtgaacgtgtgtgtgtgagagagagagagagagagagagagagagtgctgTCCTTCTCACCGCGttgtggaaaaatgtgtgtgcgtgtcagtCGCCCGTGGCGAAAATCCATGGTCCGCAGCCGAAGTGGAGCGAAAGACCGACCGTGTTTTCACTGTGCCCGCGCACCGAGGGTACACCGCTCGCCGCGAGGGCTCATTATGCCAGTATTGATTAGACTGAGGGCCAGACTGCGAAGGCCATGTTCGCGTTGTCGGTCGACAAGGACGTCACGTTGCGGTGTGGCGCTCCGCCGGGACACTGGACACCAGAGGGGATGTCGGGTTATTGAACGTGGCAGTCAGccggtagcctagtggttaaggacaccgACCTGCAACCTAACCGAAAGGTTGTGGTTTTCATTGCCAGAGGGTACCCTAACCAGAGCCGCAACCAAAACGCTTACCCTAATTCATACCTTAACCCCAAAATTTACCCTAATTCATACCTTAACCCCAACATTTACCCTAATTCATACCTTAACCTCAACATTTACCCTAATTCATACCGTAACCCCAAAATTTACCCTGATTCATACCTTAACCTCAACATTTACCCTAATTCATACCTTAACCCCAACACTTACCCTAATACTTACTTTAACCCCAACATTTACTCTAATTCATACCTTAACCCCAACACTTACCCTAATACTTACTTTAACCCTAACACTTACCCTAACCAAACCCTACCTCCCTTCAGTAAGCGTGTTAAGTACACCGACTCGTCACGCTGGCCAGGGGAGCGAACCCGACTGCTTCTCTTACCCTCTTGAGCCGAGAAACCGCAGCAAAGAGCACGTGTACCGCCCTTCCTCGCTGTTTAGGTCTCGAGTCCGGTGTTTCCCAGAAGATGAGGGAGGAACGTTGTGCTTCTTTGCAGGATGAGCTGGTCAACAGTCTGCGCTGAGCAGGACTTCAAGGAGATGATGCACTTTTGAgtgattttgaatttttaattgtttttctctACCGGTTATATGTGAAGCAAAAAGTCTTAAGAAGCACAGCGAAGTGTTTGACGGAACCGATCTTGTGTTATTAACCCTTGTGCTGCCGTGACTTAGAGGTAAAAGCGACTTTGTATTTGAGAACAAAGCCGGTTATGAACAAACTTTTGGCCCCAGTTGAGTTCAGAAAGTGAGAGTGAGTATTTTCAGTGTGTAAAACAGCAAACGGAGTATTGTACCCTTTTAACACCGTGTGGCCGCGTGTCTCGCTCTGCCAGGAGGAAGACGAGAAGTGGGTGCAGGACTACTGCATGCAGGTGGGCAACGCCTACGTTATCGTTTACTCCATCACGGACCGCTCCAGCTTCGAGAGCGCCTCCGAGTTGCGCATCCAGCTGCGCCGCATGCGGCAGGCTGAGAACATTCCCATCATCCTTGTGGGCAACAAGAGTGACCTGGTCCGGTGCCGGGAGGTGGCCGTGGAAGGTGAGGTGTCCCGCAGTGTGAAATCACGGTGTGCTTATGCAATTATgagatgcttgtctccaaagtgacgtacaactcagaaGGTGCGTCAgtaacagacaaagagctttagacataGATATAGGATTATGGACACACAACTTGTGTGTgggacaccaccatgttgctggttcacatccctccagtagctcctatagaagtgacattcggatagcaaatacatagataatcgtAGCAGATGGTGTCGGACTCATCTATGGAgatgtcaggagatcaggagagaagtggctctcaaagagacggtttgagaccctccttgaatgtgggagggattcagcagctctgaagcaCAGTGGGAGCTCTTTCTGGAGAACTAGTGCAGAAAGGGTCTTGATGTTCCCTATAAGACCGACCGTTTGTGCCATTAGACAGAAGAAGTGAAAGGTCACGTAGGGCGACGCTGACGTTTGGTGGTGTTGCGCTGCCTGCTGCAGAGGGCCGGGCCTGCGCCGTGGTCTTCGACTGCAAGTTCATCGAGACGTCCGCCTCGCTGCACCACAACGTCCACGAGCTGTTCGAGGGCATCGTGCGGCAGATCCGCCTGCGGCGCGACAGCAAGGAGACCAACGAGCGGCGGCGCTCCATCTACAAGCGCAAGGAGAGCATCACCAAGAAGGCGCGCCGCTTCCTGGACCGCCTCGTGGCCCGGAACAACAAGAAGATGGCACTCAAGGTGCGCTCCAAGTCCTGCCACGACCTCTCTGTGCTTTAActccttgccccccccccccgacccccaaaGCCACATCTGCCTCGAGCCCTGAGCCGCTTCCTTCCGTTTTGACGAACTTATGTAAAAATGGATGACGTGCCGTCCGAGGCAAAGTAAACACAGCGAATGGAAACTGCTTTCGTTTTCCAGTTTGTCCGGTTTATTTCTATTAACTAGACATTTTTGTAAAAGCAAGTAgaatatttgttttgctttttctaaaACCGGACCgcctgaagaatttttttttttttgttttaactccCACTTTTGGAAGCGGTTTGGAATTTCGGCCGATTCATCAAGTGAAACGTATGAGGCTGATAAAGCGCGGCGTTTTTGGAATTTGCACCCAGGACCTTCGGGCACCGCGAGGATCACAAATACGAAATGATTTTGGCAGCAAGTGGGACAAATCAACCATTCGTCCAGCCCTCTCCAGGTTGGTCGGTGGAAATAATCTTTGAAACACCTGCCCCCCATGTCTCTTGGCTCCGTTATTTATTTGCACCAGTTCTTGCTGAAGCCGTGAGAAGATCCGTGAAGGGAATAAATGGATTTAAGCGCTCGTCAACAAAAACAAGTCCTAAACACACTTCTGTGCTTTCAGACACACTTTGGGAACAACTCACTGATGGACAACTcgctccctgtgttcatgtgcgtttcttccaggtgctctggtttcctcccacagtccaaagaagtgttttgggtgaactggtgacagtaaattgcccttagtgtgttgtgtgtgaatgagtgcgtGACTGTCacgtgatggactggtgtcgtgtcctgtcctgtcctatcccgTCCTGTCCATCCTGTACCCCGGCTCACGCCCcgtgtttccaggataagctctggacctccgcggccctgcagtggacaagcagcTAATGATAATGGGTGGATCTGGTCACGGATGGTCACAGGCGGTCTTGGAAACTCACAGTCATGCCAGCTCATCTGAGAAAGGGCTCTTGTGTCTCCAGACTGTGCTCTTCACAGTTTCTTGTGAGTTTCTACCAAAGAAGGGAAGGACCCACGGATGAACTTCACCCCGAGAACTCAGGTTTGACCGGCTGGGCATGGCAGTCGATCGGGATCTTTGGGCGATATTTTGACCTCGAAAAAGAACCCCCTTTCCAGGACGGGGAACTTGTTCCTGCACTCAacatgccatttttttcctggaatcTAGTggctcttcttgtttttttggacAGGACGCAACAGAtagattttttgtttcttccgcCCTTTGTTCTCCGCTCCAACCCTGTAGCAAATTCTCTGACCGCTTCTCCTGAGCGTACCGCGCATTCGCCGGCTCTTTCCTTTGAGTGCTTCAACATGGTCGCAACATGGcacaaaaacactgacatttgaaCCAAAGTTCCCTGCTAATTGATTCAAGATACTGTCCTCTCTTCTGCCCTTTGAGCATGACAAATGCGAGCAATATacactatatgtatatatatatatatgtgtgtatatatatatatacatatagtacAGATGGATTAACTTGTGACTCTTTACTACggtttttgtaaatatacaaCGTTTAGGATTTTTTATgatgaaataaagtaaatatatgCATTACACATGTTTTGTCCTTGCAGCTGAGTTCTTCCCTGGGACTTACCGTATTCCTCACGTCCAGGTGGAGTTCGTTAAGTGGATCTTTCGTTCTGTATCGTGAGCCAAGTCCGAATTGCGTTCAAAGAACATGGTCACGACAATCAGACTTGGTCTGAGGCagtgggtggcgcagtggtttgggtTAGTCACCGTGCGAATGAgagactcgggtttgaatcgaacctcctgctgtagtggccttgatcatggtactcaGAATCggtacggtaaaaattaccctgccgtgtagatcagtaaatcagtgtgagcaacttagtgtgcaaacctcacaGCACATATCACctaagagaaaagtgtcagaaatcacacacacagtctgaaaccactcatcccaagtgggggctgcggcaaaccagagcccaacccggcaacacagggtgcaaggctggagggggagaggacacacccgggaggggacgccagtctgtcacaaggcaccccaagcaggacttgaaccctacacctgccagagagcgggacccagtcaaacccactgtgccaccaggccCTGTGTACAGCCTGAAACCACGGCCAAACGAGTACCCGTCATGTCCCAGAGCGTGGGCCGACCAGGTTCAGCCGAGGACATCTCACAGCTTTCCCAGGACAGGGCGTCTCCGGTCAACCCCCTGCACAGGCAGAAGCAGCTCCGAGGGGAAGCACGCCTGG encodes:
- the rem1 gene encoding GTP-binding protein REM 1: MTLNTERDAKETLRRRASTPIPSRTRDPGCESGPRALGHPALGHSASYQPGDPTVRSRAHWSSDSEDSDSSGSECLYRVVLLGDHGVGKSSLAGIFAGIVGEKDANDHLGEDTYERTLTVDGEETTLIVMDTWETEKQEEDEKWVQDYCMQVGNAYVIVYSITDRSSFESASELRIQLRRMRQAENIPIILVGNKSDLVRCREVAVEEGRACAVVFDCKFIETSASLHHNVHELFEGIVRQIRLRRDSKETNERRRSIYKRKESITKKARRFLDRLVARNNKKMALKVRSKSCHDLSVL